The following coding sequences lie in one Synechococcus sp. CC9902 genomic window:
- a CDS encoding carbonic anhydrase → MLLHRRKLLETSAGLAFTAFIGGQSAAASTEESCQPRDPLKNLMEGNHRFSNAWQEAGRNPSTNLGSELQNNRCFNAPQTLINEQHPWATLLTCADSRVSPSWIFDTTPGELFVIRSAGNTAFDAAIASIEYSVSILQTPLVMVMGHSGCGAISTAMGEAALTPSLERLITPIRSQIADSTDLAAAVRSNALGTATTLRDNSPLLRKAEATGALKLVVSYFDLQTGAVTLI, encoded by the coding sequence ATGCTCTTGCATCGCCGAAAACTGCTCGAAACCTCTGCAGGTTTGGCCTTCACAGCCTTCATCGGCGGGCAATCTGCAGCGGCTTCAACCGAGGAATCCTGTCAACCGCGAGATCCCTTAAAGAATTTGATGGAGGGCAACCACCGCTTCTCAAATGCTTGGCAAGAGGCAGGTCGCAACCCCTCCACCAATCTCGGAAGCGAACTCCAAAACAACCGCTGCTTCAACGCTCCACAAACGCTGATCAACGAGCAACATCCCTGGGCCACTCTGCTCACTTGTGCTGACTCACGCGTCTCTCCTAGCTGGATCTTCGACACCACACCTGGAGAACTTTTTGTAATTCGAAGCGCGGGCAACACTGCTTTTGATGCAGCAATCGCTTCGATCGAATACAGCGTGAGCATTCTTCAAACACCCCTCGTAATGGTGATGGGGCATAGCGGTTGTGGCGCCATATCAACGGCCATGGGAGAGGCTGCGTTAACCCCCTCTTTGGAACGCCTGATCACCCCAATCCGCTCTCAAATCGCGGATAGCACTGACTTAGCAGCAGCCGTGCGTAGCAATGCTCTGGGAACAGCCACAACCTTGAGAGACAACAGCCCTTTGCTGCGTAAAGCGGAAGCCACAGGCGCCTTGAAGCTGGTCGTGAGCTACTTCGATCTCCAAACAGGTGCAGTGACCTTGATCTAA
- a CDS encoding NAD-dependent epimerase/dehydratase family protein gives MHLTIVGCGFVGLALARQLQAERSQLTLTLTTTREERYAELQPLADQVKICDAADPISLKQALSDAEIAVFCLGPKGDRQVDEDGYRNTFIDSFQCLTSLLPQLPQLRQIIYTSSCSVYGDAQGEWVSESTPTNPGNGHGAVLVDSESLLQAIHQPSRLVCILRLGALHGPGREFKDRFQNLAGQTRPGRGQQFTNWVHVDDVAGAIKAAMTEMWSGVINVVNDQPIRIADLIDRTLSSEGLEPIRWGDDPKTASSGRRVRNTRLHALGYVLKHPKATF, from the coding sequence ATGCATCTCACGATCGTCGGTTGTGGCTTTGTCGGTCTCGCCCTGGCGCGCCAACTTCAAGCTGAGCGATCGCAACTCACCCTCACTCTCACCACAACAAGGGAAGAGCGATACGCGGAATTACAACCTCTTGCTGATCAAGTGAAGATCTGCGATGCCGCTGATCCAATCTCCCTCAAACAAGCCTTATCCGACGCAGAGATCGCTGTGTTCTGCCTTGGGCCTAAGGGGGATCGTCAAGTGGATGAAGATGGCTATCGAAACACCTTTATCGACAGCTTCCAATGCCTAACGAGCTTGCTCCCGCAACTCCCACAACTGCGTCAAATCATTTATACGAGTAGCTGTTCGGTCTATGGCGACGCACAGGGAGAGTGGGTCAGTGAATCAACGCCGACTAACCCCGGCAATGGTCATGGCGCTGTGTTGGTAGACAGTGAATCTCTGCTCCAAGCGATCCATCAACCATCTCGTCTGGTCTGCATTCTTCGCCTTGGCGCTCTGCACGGTCCAGGTCGTGAATTCAAAGACCGCTTTCAAAACCTCGCCGGACAGACACGGCCTGGACGTGGGCAACAATTCACCAATTGGGTCCACGTCGATGATGTAGCAGGTGCCATCAAGGCTGCAATGACCGAGATGTGGAGTGGTGTCATCAATGTCGTCAACGATCAACCGATCCGCATAGCGGATCTAATCGACAGAACCCTCTCAAGCGAAGGACTCGAACCGATTCGATGGGGTGATGATCCCAAAACCGCAAGCAGTGGTCGTCGCGTTCGAAATACTCGTCTCCATGCACTCGGCTACGTCCTCAAGCATCCAAAAGCGACGTTTTAA
- the moaB gene encoding molybdenum cofactor biosynthesis protein B gives MSLAIALLTISDSRTLADDPSGDLLQQRLETAGHRLSERCLCPDDRYIIRAELSRWIADPAVDVVITCGGTGLTGRDGSPEAITPLLDKTIDGFGELFRVLSFETIGTSTLQSRCLAGVANGTFVFVLPGSLDAVETAWTKLIRSQLDETTRPCNLAQLRSRLREPATMRVKKESAS, from the coding sequence GTGAGTTTGGCCATCGCACTTTTAACCATCTCCGATAGCAGAACCCTCGCGGATGATCCCAGTGGGGATTTGCTGCAGCAGCGGTTGGAGACGGCGGGCCATCGTCTCAGTGAACGCTGCCTCTGCCCCGATGACCGCTACATCATTCGAGCGGAACTCAGCCGTTGGATTGCAGACCCTGCCGTGGATGTCGTGATCACTTGTGGTGGTACTGGCCTAACGGGACGAGATGGTTCTCCCGAAGCAATTACACCCCTTTTAGACAAAACGATCGATGGTTTCGGGGAGCTCTTCCGTGTGTTGTCGTTCGAGACGATTGGCACCAGCACGTTGCAAAGCCGATGTCTTGCTGGTGTTGCCAATGGCACTTTTGTATTCGTACTTCCCGGCTCCCTTGATGCGGTCGAAACCGCCTGGACGAAACTGATTCGCTCTCAGCTCGATGAGACCACAAGGCCTTGCAATCTGGCCCAACTTCGATCTCGACTCCGGGAACCCGCAACAATGCGAGTCAAAAAGGAATCGGCATCGTGA
- the glp gene encoding molybdopterin molybdotransferase MoeA has product MSGTAEPYGIEGMPLLEAQKKILSAITPTHNTETVALNQALGRVNAEPVVALEAVPGFRASVMDGYALGQHTQPQQGDQWTLQGRSAPGAPFQGSLSRGEAIRILTGAPLPPGAGWVLPQELVSTRDTELTLKGNASDNPWIRAADEECKAKDCLLNPGQRLTPALLGRLASCGVAQLLVYQQPRIGLIISGDELVPAGTTRPPGAIWESNGTLLIALFQLLGQDVVQKSVVADEPQALRQTLQDLSKQCDVVVSTGGVSAGDSDWIRPLVAELGVVEFWKLFLKPGRPFAFGSLGDGVPFFGLPGNPVAAAITAIQLLWPALQTIEGQATPELFPRVRVELADQLQRRPGRPELARAQLDVGSSGQLLARLNGSQASSRIGSLEGADLLLELPAEAEHLKPGEQLWAQLIRRTVF; this is encoded by the coding sequence GTGTCTGGAACCGCTGAGCCCTACGGCATCGAAGGTATGCCGCTCTTGGAGGCGCAAAAAAAAATCCTCTCAGCCATCACGCCAACCCATAACACCGAAACCGTTGCACTGAACCAAGCGCTGGGTCGCGTCAATGCCGAACCTGTTGTTGCTCTGGAGGCTGTGCCTGGATTTAGAGCCTCAGTGATGGATGGCTACGCACTTGGTCAGCACACGCAACCGCAACAAGGTGACCAATGGACACTTCAAGGGCGATCCGCACCAGGTGCTCCTTTCCAAGGTTCTTTAAGCCGCGGAGAAGCGATCCGAATTCTCACAGGGGCCCCATTACCCCCCGGGGCCGGATGGGTACTGCCGCAGGAACTTGTGAGCACAAGAGATACGGAACTCACCCTTAAAGGCAACGCATCTGACAACCCATGGATCCGTGCAGCCGATGAGGAATGCAAAGCCAAAGATTGCCTTTTAAATCCAGGCCAACGCCTCACCCCAGCACTCCTCGGGCGTCTGGCTAGTTGCGGCGTTGCCCAACTCTTGGTGTATCAACAACCCCGGATCGGCCTCATCATTAGTGGTGACGAACTGGTGCCAGCTGGAACCACAAGACCACCAGGAGCCATTTGGGAGAGCAATGGAACGCTGCTCATCGCACTATTTCAACTGCTTGGCCAAGACGTAGTGCAGAAATCCGTTGTCGCTGATGAACCCCAAGCACTCCGCCAAACGCTTCAAGATCTAAGCAAGCAATGCGATGTGGTCGTCAGCACAGGTGGCGTCTCAGCAGGAGACAGCGACTGGATTCGACCGCTAGTGGCCGAACTTGGTGTCGTCGAGTTCTGGAAGCTATTCCTCAAGCCAGGGCGTCCCTTTGCCTTCGGCAGCCTCGGGGACGGCGTCCCGTTCTTCGGTCTCCCGGGAAATCCGGTCGCCGCAGCCATAACCGCCATCCAGCTGCTCTGGCCTGCGTTACAAACCATCGAAGGCCAAGCCACGCCCGAACTGTTCCCACGCGTGCGTGTCGAACTCGCAGATCAGCTCCAGCGTCGCCCCGGTCGCCCCGAACTGGCACGGGCTCAGTTGGACGTCGGCTCTTCAGGCCAGTTGCTGGCACGACTGAATGGATCGCAGGCTTCCTCACGGATCGGATCCCTTGAGGGCGCGGATCTACTCCTCGAACTGCCAGCAGAAGCTGAACACCTCAAGCCCGGGGAGCAGCTATGGGCACAATTGATCCGACGAACCGTGTTCTGA
- a CDS encoding MoaD/ThiS family protein: protein MAKLTRWQQVIWTLEPHQSVLASVLRVLLFASLRDRAGWEERSIPVSEAGITAAQVWDQLELGPLESVCVAVNQELVRSDQPLRAGDELAFLPPFTGG, encoded by the coding sequence ATGGCCAAACTCACGCGCTGGCAGCAAGTGATTTGGACGCTAGAACCGCATCAGTCGGTTTTGGCCTCTGTGCTTCGGGTGCTGTTGTTCGCGTCATTGCGAGATCGTGCTGGTTGGGAGGAGCGAAGCATCCCGGTCTCAGAAGCCGGAATCACAGCAGCCCAGGTGTGGGATCAGTTGGAGCTCGGTCCTCTGGAGTCTGTCTGTGTGGCTGTTAACCAGGAGTTGGTTCGATCAGATCAGCCCCTCCGAGCTGGTGACGAATTGGCCTTTCTTCCACCCTTTACCGGTGGTTGA
- a CDS encoding molybdopterin synthase catalytic subunit, producing MVEIGQDDSIQVQIQPDPFSAFEALEGWAGAAAASAVFLGRVRPQTLDGEPLQALELQHYPGFCERQLLQLAREQLQHHGAMRAFVVHRVGTLLPGELIVLVAVEADRRGCAQRCCSDLLEALKHQAPFWKREWFSDQGTWLSGNTPL from the coding sequence GTGGTTGAAATCGGCCAGGATGATTCCATTCAGGTGCAAATTCAGCCTGATCCCTTTTCCGCTTTTGAGGCGTTGGAGGGTTGGGCTGGAGCTGCGGCTGCAAGTGCAGTTTTTCTTGGACGGGTGCGTCCGCAGACGCTTGATGGTGAGCCTCTACAGGCGTTGGAGTTGCAGCATTACCCGGGTTTTTGTGAGCGTCAGCTTTTGCAGTTGGCTCGAGAACAGCTGCAGCACCACGGAGCGATGCGCGCGTTTGTCGTCCATCGCGTTGGAACTTTGCTACCCGGTGAGCTCATTGTTCTAGTGGCCGTTGAGGCAGACCGCCGTGGTTGTGCTCAGCGTTGTTGTAGTGACCTTTTAGAAGCGTTGAAGCATCAGGCACCCTTTTGGAAGAGGGAGTGGTTTTCAGATCAAGGCACTTGGTTGAGTGGGAATACGCCGCTTTAA
- a CDS encoding nitrate reductase, protein MTQSPRSVRSQCPYCGVGCGLELLPPAEKGRPVRRDAEGNPMWTARGDRQHPSSLGQVCIKGATVGETLASGRLRQPLFRSNFSDDFEPIGWDDALERITKQMTCSLERRGHANGIAMYGSGQFHTEDYYVAQKLMKGALGTNNFDANSRLCMSSAVAGYTRSLGSDGPPCCYDDLDHCSVAFLIGTNTAECHPVLFQRLLKRKKRNPGSVTIVVVDPRRTDTAKAADIHLPIAPGSDLALLHGIAHLILRENGQDPAFIDDHTENYEAFFDVVARWTPRRVARFCNLPEKRLREVAQLFHRREDVLSLWSMGVNQRQEGTAVVCGLINLHLLTGQIGKEGAGPFSLTGQPNAMGGREAGGLSHLLPGYRFVANGQHRQDVEQAWDFPAGSIAATPGLAAWQQIEAMERGELDLWWVAATNPLVSMPDLDRVKAAMSKCPLVVVSEAYADSETSHYAHLLLPAAQWSEKAGAMTNSERRITYCPAYRRRFGESRPDWEVFAEVGQRLGFEKQFHFNSAADVYAEFAELTRGRLCDMSGLSHALLSEEGPQQWPYPSESTTPCESKRLYTDHHFATPSGRARFSIDQPLGLAEPPCDTFPLVLTVGRYLGQWHTMTRTGKVERLHTMHPEPLLEIHPGDAQELKVVNGELAAISSRRGHITATVKVTDRIRRGSVFLPMHWGFTQENACEANTLMHDQACPISKQPELKACAVIVAPAVSMVKPIEQEKGRLEALRRLLTPTLR, encoded by the coding sequence ATGACCCAAAGCCCCCGCAGCGTGCGCAGCCAATGCCCCTACTGCGGAGTGGGCTGCGGCCTTGAACTCCTACCCCCTGCTGAGAAAGGTCGACCTGTCCGTAGGGATGCGGAAGGCAACCCAATGTGGACAGCCCGTGGCGACCGGCAACATCCCTCCAGCCTCGGTCAGGTGTGCATCAAAGGTGCCACCGTCGGCGAAACCCTCGCCAGTGGTCGGCTCCGCCAACCACTGTTCCGCAGCAACTTCAGTGACGACTTTGAACCCATTGGTTGGGATGACGCGCTTGAGCGAATCACCAAGCAAATGACTTGCAGCTTGGAACGTCGAGGCCATGCCAATGGCATTGCGATGTATGGCTCTGGTCAGTTCCACACAGAGGACTACTACGTCGCCCAAAAGCTGATGAAGGGTGCCCTTGGCACCAACAACTTTGATGCCAACTCACGTCTATGTATGAGCTCAGCCGTGGCTGGGTACACCCGAAGTCTCGGATCTGACGGCCCTCCCTGCTGCTACGACGACCTCGATCACTGCAGCGTTGCATTCCTCATTGGCACCAACACAGCCGAATGCCATCCAGTGTTGTTCCAGCGTCTGCTGAAACGCAAAAAACGCAATCCCGGAAGCGTAACGATCGTTGTGGTCGATCCCCGCCGAACCGATACCGCTAAAGCAGCAGACATTCACCTACCAATCGCACCAGGAAGTGATCTCGCCTTGCTTCATGGCATTGCTCACCTGATTCTTCGAGAAAATGGACAAGATCCAGCATTCATTGATGACCACACCGAAAACTACGAAGCCTTTTTCGACGTCGTAGCCCGCTGGACGCCAAGACGCGTAGCGCGCTTCTGCAACCTCCCCGAAAAGCGATTACGGGAGGTCGCGCAATTGTTCCACCGGCGTGAAGACGTCCTCAGTCTTTGGTCGATGGGGGTGAACCAGCGGCAAGAAGGCACCGCTGTGGTGTGCGGCCTAATCAACCTGCACTTACTCACCGGACAAATTGGCAAAGAGGGAGCTGGCCCCTTCTCTCTAACGGGACAACCCAACGCCATGGGCGGCCGTGAAGCAGGTGGTTTATCCCACCTGCTTCCGGGTTATCGATTCGTCGCTAACGGGCAACATCGACAGGACGTTGAGCAAGCTTGGGATTTTCCAGCCGGCAGCATCGCAGCAACACCAGGGCTAGCGGCTTGGCAACAGATTGAAGCGATGGAGAGGGGCGAGCTCGACCTCTGGTGGGTGGCCGCAACCAATCCCCTCGTCAGCATGCCTGATCTGGACAGGGTGAAAGCTGCCATGAGCAAATGTCCTCTGGTCGTGGTGAGTGAGGCCTACGCCGATTCCGAAACCTCCCATTACGCACATTTGCTGCTTCCCGCGGCCCAATGGAGCGAGAAGGCGGGAGCCATGACGAACTCGGAACGCAGAATCACTTATTGCCCCGCTTACCGCCGCCGGTTTGGCGAGAGCCGACCGGATTGGGAGGTGTTTGCAGAGGTGGGGCAACGGCTTGGCTTTGAGAAGCAGTTCCACTTCAACTCAGCCGCGGACGTCTATGCCGAATTTGCTGAGCTCACCCGAGGTCGGCTCTGCGACATGTCTGGCCTAAGCCATGCCTTGCTTTCAGAGGAGGGGCCGCAGCAATGGCCCTATCCAAGTGAAAGCACCACCCCCTGCGAATCCAAACGGCTCTACACCGACCATCATTTTGCAACGCCTTCCGGGCGGGCGCGCTTCAGCATCGACCAACCGCTGGGCCTCGCTGAACCCCCATGCGACACCTTTCCACTCGTGCTGACAGTGGGTCGCTACCTCGGACAGTGGCACACGATGACGCGAACCGGAAAAGTGGAACGTCTTCACACCATGCACCCCGAACCACTCCTAGAGATTCACCCCGGCGATGCCCAAGAGCTCAAAGTTGTGAACGGTGAGTTGGCAGCGATCAGCTCTCGCCGTGGACACATCACCGCAACAGTGAAGGTGACCGACAGGATCCGACGCGGCTCAGTGTTCTTGCCGATGCACTGGGGCTTTACCCAAGAGAACGCCTGCGAAGCCAACACATTGATGCATGATCAAGCCTGTCCTATTTCCAAGCAGCCGGAATTGAAAGCCTGTGCGGTGATCGTGGCGCCAGCGGTGTCGATGGTGAAACCCATCGAACAAGAAAAAGGCCGACTGGAGGCACTACGACGCCTGCTCACCCCAACACTTCGCTGA
- the moaC gene encoding cyclic pyranopterin monophosphate synthase MoaC: MQSDRNLSHLNSKGDVHMVDVGDRPSTFREAHAQGSIQMDRETFDLILRGETPKGDVLAVARIAAIQAAKRTWELIPLCHPISLSGMDVDIQPAEHLPGLRLNCRCRTTGPTGVEMEAMVAVSVGLLTLYDMLKAVDPAMTIGSIQLIHKSGGRNGVWNR, encoded by the coding sequence ATGCAAAGCGACCGCAATCTGAGCCACCTCAACAGCAAAGGCGACGTGCACATGGTGGATGTCGGAGATCGACCCTCCACCTTTCGGGAAGCACATGCCCAAGGCAGCATCCAAATGGATAGAGAAACCTTTGACTTAATTCTCCGCGGAGAAACGCCAAAAGGTGATGTATTAGCTGTGGCTCGAATTGCAGCAATCCAAGCCGCCAAACGCACCTGGGAACTCATTCCCTTATGCCATCCAATTTCCTTGAGCGGAATGGACGTCGACATCCAACCCGCCGAACACCTACCTGGACTAAGGCTGAATTGCCGATGTCGGACCACTGGGCCGACCGGCGTAGAAATGGAAGCCATGGTTGCGGTGTCCGTCGGACTACTCACCCTCTACGACATGCTTAAAGCGGTCGATCCAGCCATGACGATTGGTTCGATTCAACTCATCCACAAGTCAGGGGGACGCAACGGTGTCTGGAACCGCTGA
- a CDS encoding nitrate reductase associated protein, whose amino-acid sequence MKRSSISADHCFAFERDFVGTWRCIPLCVRRKLDLMGLKLKLSHWLELSQDQRQELVNWSDAPDDLEQCREHLRLLTRSMADGMAKDLSPAVDAPWQQADSMPVEVTDAAQARGVRLTAAQWADLSELDRFCLCKLVRPGHDHHNLAAAFSEVLG is encoded by the coding sequence ATGAAACGCTCGTCTATCTCTGCCGATCACTGCTTCGCTTTCGAGCGGGATTTTGTGGGAACTTGGCGTTGCATTCCACTTTGTGTGCGGCGCAAATTGGATTTAATGGGGCTCAAGCTGAAGTTGAGTCACTGGTTGGAGTTGTCTCAGGATCAGCGCCAAGAGTTAGTCAATTGGTCGGATGCTCCAGATGACCTGGAGCAGTGTCGTGAGCACTTGCGATTGCTGACTCGATCGATGGCTGATGGCATGGCGAAGGATCTTTCTCCGGCCGTGGATGCTCCATGGCAGCAAGCTGATTCCATGCCGGTTGAGGTGACTGATGCTGCTCAAGCGCGCGGGGTGCGGCTGACCGCAGCGCAGTGGGCAGATTTGTCTGAGCTGGATCGATTTTGTCTTTGCAAGCTGGTCCGACCGGGGCATGATCACCACAACCTGGCAGCAGCCTTCAGCGAAGTGTTGGGGTGA